Part of the Sinorhizobium terangae genome is shown below.
CGTGGCCATCTTGAAGCACGACTTCGACCTACGTGCAACGGTCGCGAACGCCCGTGGCGCTTGCTGCTGCCTACCGGGCCTGTAGGCGGGCGTTTCGGTCGGCTTTGGAAGTGCATTCGGTTTGTCAGCCGGTACGGCCGTGCCAGGGGTCCGGTCCCGGATCGCGCCCGGCCGCAACCTCGGCCAGCCGATCGAGGTAATGGGTCCAGCCCTCCTCATGGCCTGCGCACTGCTCGGCATTGGGCAGGCCGCTGTGGGTGAGCCTGAGCAGCGTTCCGTCCGGCTGTTCGATGAGGTCTATCTCGACAAGACTCGACGCCGGCGGCACGATGTCGCTATCGTCCCAGCCGAAGCTGTATACCAGGCGATGGACCGGCACGACCTCGCGGAAGGCGCCGCGGGCGAAACGCGCCCCGGTGACGTTGACGAGGTAGAGCCCGCCGGGCTCCGGCTCGACATCCGCCTCCGTCCCCATCCAGCGCAGGATCTTCTCAGGATCGGTCAGCAGGGCGAACACCGCGGCGGGCGGCGCTGAAATATGTGTTTCGCGGCGAACGACGAGGGCCTCTGGCATCGGTCTCCCCCAGTGATTGCGATGTGCTGCCCGACTGCGATCAAACGGAGAAACGTCGGGTCAGGCCCCGATGATAGCCTGACCCGGCCGGCCACGCCACCGCTTATGGTGTTACGTGTTTCTTCAGGCACACAGCAGTCGCAACAGCGCATTGAATTTGCTGGATGTTTTTTCACCGGATCGGCCCCGATGCAAGCAACGGCTATGCGGGCGGATGACAGGTGAGCGAGCATGACGCTATGATCGCTACATGGATCTGCCCGCTCCCCTTGCCTGGCTGGTCGACGAGGCCGGCGCGTCGCCCGGCCCGGATCGCTTTCTGGCCGAGCTCGGCCGCCGCCTGCTGGCCGACGGTCTTCCGTTGACCGGCGGTGCCCTGACGCTGGCAGTACCGCACCCGATCGTCGCCCGCCGCACCTGGCTGTGGCGGGCGGAGACCGGGACGGTGATCGAAGCCCTGGCTTTTGCCGGCAGCCCATCCAACCAGGCGGGCCGCGACTGGCTTGCCGGGCTGGGGCCGGTGGAGGAGGACACGGTTGGCCCGACGCCGGAGAGACTGCTGCTGGGCTGGGCCGGCAGCCGGACGTTCGATCCTGCTGAGACGTCCCAACTGCGTCAGGCCGCACGCTTTGCCGCCGCGCCCCTGGCCGCCTTGGCCGAGCGGGCGGCACTTGCAACGCTGCTCGAGGCCTATCTCGGCCGGCGCAGCGCCGCCCGCGTGCAGGCGGGCGCGCTCAGCCGGGGCACCGGAGAGACCATCCGTGCCGTGCTGCTCTGTACTGACCTCCGCAACTTCACCGCCCTGTCCGAGGCGACCGAGCCAGGGGCGATGATCGCTACCCTCGACGCCTGGTTCGACCGCGTCGCCGGAGCAATACATGCGTTCGGGGGCGAAGTGCTGAAGTTCATGGGCGATGGCCTGCTGGCGATCTTCCCGGTTTCCCGGACGCCGGCAGAGGCCTGCGGAGCGGCATTGCGCGCGGTCGTCGCCGCCCGCGCCGGCATGGCCCATCTCGATACCACGCGCGAGGCGCAAGGGCTGCCGCCGCTGCCCTTCGGCGTGGCGCTGCATGTCGGCGAGATATTGTGGGGCAATATCGGCGCGGCCGACCGGCTGGACTTCACCGCCATCGGCCCAGCGGTAAACCTGGTCAGCCGGCTGGAAGGGCTATGCCGGCCGCTTGGCCGGTCTGTGCTGATCTCGGGCACGGTCGCCGCCGAGATCACAACGCCGCTGGTGCCGCTCGGCGAACACGCGCTGCGCGGCATCGCGGCGCCCTGTTCCGTATTCACCCTGCCGGATGCTTGAGCGGTCGGGTAGTGCACGTGCCCGGATCGCCGCTCAGTGCGACAACGCATGGTATGCCTATATCCCCGGCCGGATTTGTGCCATGAAGCACAGGCTGCAACGTCACAGGCTACACCATCATGAAGAAGATCGGCTTTCTCTCGTTCGGGCATTGGTCGCCCTCGCCGCACTCGCAAACGCAATCGGCGTCCGACGCGCTGCTGCAGTCCATCGACCTCGCCGTCGCTGCAGAGGAACTCGGCGCGGACGGGGCGTATTTCCGCGTGCATCACTTTGCGCGCCAACTCGGCTCGCCCTTCCCCCTGCTATCGGCCGTCGGCGCGAAGACCAGCCGCATCGAGATCGGCACAGCGGTCATCGACATGCGGTACGAGAACCCGATGTACATGGCCGAGGACGCGGGCGCGGCCGACATCATCGCCGGCGGGCGCCTGCAGCTCGGCATCAGCCGCGGATCGCCCGAGCAGGTGATCGATGGATGGCGCTACTTCGGCTACCAGCCAGCCGAGGGCAGTACCGACGCCGACATGGCGCGGCGCCATGCGGAGGTCCTGCTCGATGTGCTGCGCGGCGAAGGCTTTGCTCAGCCCAACCCGCGACCGATGTTTCCCAATCCTCCCGGCTTGCTGCGTATCGAGCCGCACGCCGAGGGGCTGCGGGAGCGGATCTGGTGGGGCGCCAGCTCCAACGCCACTGCGGTTTGGGCTGCGAAGCTGGGCATGAATCTGCAGAGTTCCACGCTCAAGGACGACGAGACGGGACTTCCCTTCCACGTGCAGCAGGCCGATCAGATCCGCGCATTCCGCGAGGCATGGGAGGCGGCAGGCCACGAGCGCGAGCCACGGGTGTCGGTCAGCCGCAGCATCTTCGCCCTGGTGGACGACCGCGACCGCGCCTACTTCGGACGAGGCGGCCAGGATGAAGACAAGATCGGCTTTATCGACGAGAAGACCCGGGCAATTTTCGGTCGCAGCTACGCCGCCGAGCCGGACGTCCTCATTGCGCA
Proteins encoded:
- a CDS encoding adenylate/guanylate cyclase domain-containing protein; translated protein: MDLPAPLAWLVDEAGASPGPDRFLAELGRRLLADGLPLTGGALTLAVPHPIVARRTWLWRAETGTVIEALAFAGSPSNQAGRDWLAGLGPVEEDTVGPTPERLLLGWAGSRTFDPAETSQLRQAARFAAAPLAALAERAALATLLEAYLGRRSAARVQAGALSRGTGETIRAVLLCTDLRNFTALSEATEPGAMIATLDAWFDRVAGAIHAFGGEVLKFMGDGLLAIFPVSRTPAEACGAALRAVVAARAGMAHLDTTREAQGLPPLPFGVALHVGEILWGNIGAADRLDFTAIGPAVNLVSRLEGLCRPLGRSVLISGTVAAEITTPLVPLGEHALRGIAAPCSVFTLPDA
- a CDS encoding LLM class flavin-dependent oxidoreductase, which gives rise to MKKIGFLSFGHWSPSPHSQTQSASDALLQSIDLAVAAEELGADGAYFRVHHFARQLGSPFPLLSAVGAKTSRIEIGTAVIDMRYENPMYMAEDAGAADIIAGGRLQLGISRGSPEQVIDGWRYFGYQPAEGSTDADMARRHAEVLLDVLRGEGFAQPNPRPMFPNPPGLLRIEPHAEGLRERIWWGASSNATAVWAAKLGMNLQSSTLKDDETGLPFHVQQADQIRAFREAWEAAGHEREPRVSVSRSIFALVDDRDRAYFGRGGQDEDKIGFIDEKTRAIFGRSYAAEPDVLIAQLAKDEAIAEADTLLLTVPNQLGVEYNAHVIEAILTHVAPALGWR
- a CDS encoding SRPBCC family protein; protein product: MPEALVVRRETHISAPPAAVFALLTDPEKILRWMGTEADVEPEPGGLYLVNVTGARFARGAFREVVPVHRLVYSFGWDDSDIVPPASSLVEIDLIEQPDGTLLRLTHSGLPNAEQCAGHEEGWTHYLDRLAEVAAGRDPGPDPWHGRTG